One Phoenix dactylifera cultivar Barhee BC4 chromosome 8, palm_55x_up_171113_PBpolish2nd_filt_p, whole genome shotgun sequence genomic window carries:
- the LOC120111742 gene encoding uncharacterized protein LOC120111742, with translation MSTIPFIDISEGQSKRICPCGSTECYLSEERHEESTRNFSVYEDGDTSIFPYAEQSFNSDNDVYMWYSNFARKNGFSIRRNHLLGGKNHPLGVYWRELVCHSAGKAQPSKVFEVERQRNRKSSRCGCGAKMIISKDIVDGVCQWKVPKFDNVHNHELLKDNEVRFLPAYRDIDVVDQQRIKILSKAGCSIKIIMRVLELEKGLEPGNLPFTNRDVRNLIHSQSYQGLEDDALELLKLCKSLKDQDADFCYDFTVDENQKLQHIICSFGDSVRAYQSFGDVLVFDTTYRGRYNDFKAEFYRLYHLESIEYFEKQWDNMVCQFGLASDRHIGLLFSHRACWALPYLRDFFLARMTTTGRSESINSFLKAFLNARTSLKDFVEQMGIAMSVRNRAGEEAAMHQTYLNPSIKTSMPMEEHASSIFTPYAFELLQNEMVLSYQYAAIEMRAEIYTVRHCTKNDGGRFVTWDQMNEEIHCSCKEFEFSESSKSKGRAQCTNKELQKLISLIRGMPIGNDSTLELKSCPVESLNRDDCQFIRNPEPSKTKGRPKGKRLGGGVEVAKEPRRCHVPNCGGTNHDSRNCPNKKRHIEESIVNSPIKTQKGWK, from the exons ATGTCAACAATTCCATTTATTGACATTAGTGAAGGTCAGTCAAAGCGAATATGTCCATGTGGAAGTACTGAGTGTTATCTTTCAGAAGAAAGACATGAGGAAAGCACTAGAAATTTTTCCGTATATGAAGATGGTGACACTAGTATTTTTCCGTATGCCGAACAGTCATTCAATAGTGATAATGATGTCTATATGTGGTATTCTAACTTTGCTAGAAAAAATGGTTTTTCAATAAGGCGGAATCATCTTTTAGGAGGTAAAAATCATCCGTTGGGAGTCTAttggagggaacttgtttgtcATAGTGCTGGTAAAGCTCAGCCAAGCAAAGTGTTTGAAGTTGAACGACAAAGAAATCGAAAATCTTCAAGATGTGGCTGTGGGGCAAAAATGATAATATCAAAAGACATTGTTGATGGGGTTTGTCAGTGGAAAGTTCCTAAATTTGATAATGTTCACAATCATGAATTATTGAAAGATAATGAGGTTCGATTTCTTCCGGCATATCGTGACATAGATGTCGTTGATCAACAACgtattaaaatattatcaaaagCTGGTTGTTCAATAAAAATCATAATGAGAGTTCTTGAATTGGAAAAGGGATTGGAACCAGGTAATTTACCATTTACAAATCGGGATGTTAGAAACTTAATTCACTCTCAAAGTTATCAAGGACTAGAAGATGATGCACTAGAACTTCTTAAGTTGTGTAAGAGTTTGAAAGACCAAGATGCAGACTTTTGTTATGATTTCACAGTGGATGAAAATCAGAAGCTGCAACACATTATTTGTTCTTTTGGTGACTCTGTTCGAGCATATCAGAGTTTTGGTGATGTACTTGTCTTTGATACAACATATC GTGGGCGATATAATGATTTCAAGGCTGAGTTCTATAGACTGTATCATTTGGAGAGTATTGAGTATTTTGAAAAGCAATGGGATAATATGGTTTGTCAATTTGGACTTGCTTCAGATAGACACATTGGTTTATTGTTTTCTCATCGAGCATGTTGGGCGCTACCATATTTGCGAGATTTCTTTCTTGCCAGAATGACAACAACTGGACGTTCAGAATCTATAAATTCATTCTTGAAAGCATTTTTGAATGCAAGAACAAGTCTAAAGGATTTTGTTGAGCAG ATGGGTattgctatgagtgtaagaaACCGAGCTGGGGAAGAAGCAGCCATGCATCAAACATATCTCAATCCCAGCATAAAAACATCTATGCCAATGGAAGAACATGCCTCCAGTATTTTCACCCCTTATGCTTTTGAATTGCTACAAAATGAGATGGTTTTGTCTTATCAATATGCAGCAATTGAAATGAGAGCTGAAATATACACAGTAAGACATTGTACGAAGAATGATGGGGGGCGTTTCGTGACTTGGGATCAAATGAATGAGGAAATTCATTGCAGCTGCAAAGAATTTGAGTTCTCAG AGTCTTCCAAGTCCAAAGGGCGTGCACAATGTACTAATAAAGAGTTGCAAAAACTTATAAGCCTTATTAGAGGCATGCCAATTGGCAATGATTCAACATTGGAATTGAAAAGTTGCCCAGTAGAGTCATTAAATCGTGATGATTGtcagttcattcgaaatccagAACCATCCAAAACTAAAGGACGTCCGAAAGGGAAAAGACTAGGTGGAGGAGTTGAGgttgctaaggaaccaagaaGATGTCATGTGCCGAATTGTGGTGGAACAAACCACGATTCAAGGAATTGCCCAAACAAAAAAAGGCATATTGAAGAATCCATTGTTAATTCTCCCATCAA GACACAGAAGGGCTGGAAATGA
- the LOC103717027 gene encoding protein TIFY 6b-like isoform X2 translates to MPRIPDRRRRRTAGGAARTQPISTVDAFEASHKSSLALAPQKSFSLDRQGIHQYGIHASSFGSSAHQSNEPRMFPVVAHHSIPVAMSSPFFKVQGVPSGSSLAVNPLKQQPFGGGLAVSGAVGGSVVGALAQRSITKPASTTAQLTIFYAGSVNVYNDVPLDKAQAIMLLASKGSNATSNAVNPQSEAPAQAPTKVAGSDGLNTNQNQTPAPSHVASPCSGLSSPLSGTSQTGPHSGSRSTANDDTPVVKSLGLLAPTIQNGTSKTLTAASGSTSAETIMPTAVPQARKASLARFLEKRKERVTNAAPYSCVKKSPENAAGFECADVSSKSSSIDIALSSNREDSWCLGQQKNSADSRESPSTKLEI, encoded by the exons ATGCCCAGAATTCCGGACCGCCGCCGAAGGAGGACGGCAGGGGGAGCCGCCAGGACTCAG CCAATATCTACTGTCGATGCCTTTGAGGCCAGTCACAAGTCCTCCCTTGCATTAGCACCACAG AAATCCTTCAGTCTCGATAGACAAGGCATCCACCAATACGGGATTCATGCAAGTTCCTTTGGTTCTTCTGCTCACCAATCAAACGAGCCTAGAATGTTCCCAGTCGTCGCACATCACTCCATCCCAGTTGCCATGAGCAGCCCTTTCTTCAAGGTCCAAGGTGTACCAAGTGGTTCGAGTCTTGCAGTCAACCCTTTAAAGCAGCAGCCTTTTGGAGGAGGGCTTGCAGTCAGCGGCGCTGTTGGGGGTTCTGTGGTTGGAGCCCTTGCTCAAAG GAGTATAACCAAGCCAGCTTCCACTACCGCACAGTTAACAATATTTTATGCAGGTTCTGTGAATGTCTATAATGATGTCCCACTGGACAAG GCTCAAGCAATTATGTTGCTAGCAAGCAAGGGATCTAATGCGACCTCAAATGCTGTGAATCCACAatccgaagcacctgcacaagCCCCGACCAAAGTAGCAGGATCTGATGgtttaaatacaaatcagaaccAGACCCCTGCACCGAGCCACGTGGCTTCACCTTGCTCGGGCCTTTCTAGCCCATTATCAGGTACTTCTCAAACAGGGCCTCACTCTGGTAGTCGTTCTACTGCCAATGATGATACTCCTGTGGTTAAGTCTCTTGGCTTACTGGCTCCCACAATCCAAAACGGGACTTCAAAAACTCTCACTGCTGCATCAGGCTCTACTTCTGCTGAAACTATCATGCCAACAG CTGTACCCCAAGCTCGGAAGGCATCGTTAGCCCGGTTCTTGGAGAAACGAAAGGAAAG GGTGACAAATGCTGCACCTTACTCTTGTGTGAAGAAATCCCCAGAAAATGCTGCAGGATTTGAGTGTGCTGATGTATCTAGCAAATCCTCATCAATTGATATTGCCTTGTCAAGCAATCGGGAGGACTCATGGTGTTTGGGCCAGCAGAAGAATAGTGCAGATAGCAGGGAGTCCCCAAGTACAAAATTAGAGATATAA
- the LOC103717027 gene encoding protein TIFY 6b-like isoform X1, translating into MERDFLGINAQNSGPPPKEDGRGSRQDSVHIGSSAMPWPFSSKTTAMQPFMSFKQHEERPRKIVFDQFSSGFQPISTVDAFEASHKSSLALAPQKSFSLDRQGIHQYGIHASSFGSSAHQSNEPRMFPVVAHHSIPVAMSSPFFKVQGVPSGSSLAVNPLKQQPFGGGLAVSGAVGGSVVGALAQRSITKPASTTAQLTIFYAGSVNVYNDVPLDKAQAIMLLASKGSNATSNAVNPQSEAPAQAPTKVAGSDGLNTNQNQTPAPSHVASPCSGLSSPLSGTSQTGPHSGSRSTANDDTPVVKSLGLLAPTIQNGTSKTLTAASGSTSAETIMPTAVPQARKASLARFLEKRKERVTNAAPYSCVKKSPENAAGFECADVSSKSSSIDIALSSNREDSWCLGQQKNSADSRESPSTKLEI; encoded by the exons ATGGAGAGGGACTTTCTGGGAATAAATGCCCAGAATTCCGGACCGCCGCCGAAGGAGGACGGCAGGGGGAGCCGCCAGGACTCAG TCCACATAGGAAGCTCTGCTATGCCGTGGCCTTTCTCGAGCAAGACCACTGCTATGCAGCCGTTTATGTCCTTCAAACAACATGAAGAGAGACCAAGGAAGATTGTATTTGATCAGTTCTCTTCTGGATTTCAGCCAATATCTACTGTCGATGCCTTTGAGGCCAGTCACAAGTCCTCCCTTGCATTAGCACCACAG AAATCCTTCAGTCTCGATAGACAAGGCATCCACCAATACGGGATTCATGCAAGTTCCTTTGGTTCTTCTGCTCACCAATCAAACGAGCCTAGAATGTTCCCAGTCGTCGCACATCACTCCATCCCAGTTGCCATGAGCAGCCCTTTCTTCAAGGTCCAAGGTGTACCAAGTGGTTCGAGTCTTGCAGTCAACCCTTTAAAGCAGCAGCCTTTTGGAGGAGGGCTTGCAGTCAGCGGCGCTGTTGGGGGTTCTGTGGTTGGAGCCCTTGCTCAAAG GAGTATAACCAAGCCAGCTTCCACTACCGCACAGTTAACAATATTTTATGCAGGTTCTGTGAATGTCTATAATGATGTCCCACTGGACAAG GCTCAAGCAATTATGTTGCTAGCAAGCAAGGGATCTAATGCGACCTCAAATGCTGTGAATCCACAatccgaagcacctgcacaagCCCCGACCAAAGTAGCAGGATCTGATGgtttaaatacaaatcagaaccAGACCCCTGCACCGAGCCACGTGGCTTCACCTTGCTCGGGCCTTTCTAGCCCATTATCAGGTACTTCTCAAACAGGGCCTCACTCTGGTAGTCGTTCTACTGCCAATGATGATACTCCTGTGGTTAAGTCTCTTGGCTTACTGGCTCCCACAATCCAAAACGGGACTTCAAAAACTCTCACTGCTGCATCAGGCTCTACTTCTGCTGAAACTATCATGCCAACAG CTGTACCCCAAGCTCGGAAGGCATCGTTAGCCCGGTTCTTGGAGAAACGAAAGGAAAG GGTGACAAATGCTGCACCTTACTCTTGTGTGAAGAAATCCCCAGAAAATGCTGCAGGATTTGAGTGTGCTGATGTATCTAGCAAATCCTCATCAATTGATATTGCCTTGTCAAGCAATCGGGAGGACTCATGGTGTTTGGGCCAGCAGAAGAATAGTGCAGATAGCAGGGAGTCCCCAAGTACAAAATTAGAGATATAA
- the LOC103717027 gene encoding protein TIFY 6b-like isoform X3, producing MPRIPDRRRRRTAGGAARTQKSFSLDRQGIHQYGIHASSFGSSAHQSNEPRMFPVVAHHSIPVAMSSPFFKVQGVPSGSSLAVNPLKQQPFGGGLAVSGAVGGSVVGALAQRSITKPASTTAQLTIFYAGSVNVYNDVPLDKAQAIMLLASKGSNATSNAVNPQSEAPAQAPTKVAGSDGLNTNQNQTPAPSHVASPCSGLSSPLSGTSQTGPHSGSRSTANDDTPVVKSLGLLAPTIQNGTSKTLTAASGSTSAETIMPTAVPQARKASLARFLEKRKERVTNAAPYSCVKKSPENAAGFECADVSSKSSSIDIALSSNREDSWCLGQQKNSADSRESPSTKLEI from the exons ATGCCCAGAATTCCGGACCGCCGCCGAAGGAGGACGGCAGGGGGAGCCGCCAGGACTCAG AAATCCTTCAGTCTCGATAGACAAGGCATCCACCAATACGGGATTCATGCAAGTTCCTTTGGTTCTTCTGCTCACCAATCAAACGAGCCTAGAATGTTCCCAGTCGTCGCACATCACTCCATCCCAGTTGCCATGAGCAGCCCTTTCTTCAAGGTCCAAGGTGTACCAAGTGGTTCGAGTCTTGCAGTCAACCCTTTAAAGCAGCAGCCTTTTGGAGGAGGGCTTGCAGTCAGCGGCGCTGTTGGGGGTTCTGTGGTTGGAGCCCTTGCTCAAAG GAGTATAACCAAGCCAGCTTCCACTACCGCACAGTTAACAATATTTTATGCAGGTTCTGTGAATGTCTATAATGATGTCCCACTGGACAAG GCTCAAGCAATTATGTTGCTAGCAAGCAAGGGATCTAATGCGACCTCAAATGCTGTGAATCCACAatccgaagcacctgcacaagCCCCGACCAAAGTAGCAGGATCTGATGgtttaaatacaaatcagaaccAGACCCCTGCACCGAGCCACGTGGCTTCACCTTGCTCGGGCCTTTCTAGCCCATTATCAGGTACTTCTCAAACAGGGCCTCACTCTGGTAGTCGTTCTACTGCCAATGATGATACTCCTGTGGTTAAGTCTCTTGGCTTACTGGCTCCCACAATCCAAAACGGGACTTCAAAAACTCTCACTGCTGCATCAGGCTCTACTTCTGCTGAAACTATCATGCCAACAG CTGTACCCCAAGCTCGGAAGGCATCGTTAGCCCGGTTCTTGGAGAAACGAAAGGAAAG GGTGACAAATGCTGCACCTTACTCTTGTGTGAAGAAATCCCCAGAAAATGCTGCAGGATTTGAGTGTGCTGATGTATCTAGCAAATCCTCATCAATTGATATTGCCTTGTCAAGCAATCGGGAGGACTCATGGTGTTTGGGCCAGCAGAAGAATAGTGCAGATAGCAGGGAGTCCCCAAGTACAAAATTAGAGATATAA